The following are encoded together in the Clostridium sp. BJN0013 genome:
- a CDS encoding oligosaccharide flippase family protein, with the protein MKKQSLIKGTIILGMAGIISKFLGLFFRWPLQMLIGDEGVGYYQMSFPLYMFFIAVASGIPVAVSKMVSERNATGDYEGVIQVFRKSVLLMFLLGTGFTAILLIFSEPIIHFLKWDKKSYYSLVAIAFAPMFISIMSAFRGFFQGLQNMNYTAISQVVEQIGRILVGVGLAYLLLPKGIEYSAGGAALGAAAGGLFAGIYLIFKYVHVRKEIKVFKVSDNKEILTKLLYIAVPVSLGAAVSSIMSLIDSALVPQKLLEAGFTYKDAAILYGQLTGKAFILINVPLTLSSALCASLMPIIAESHILNKKIDVINKVDLSFKLSNVIAFPSMLGLYTLAYPILNLIFPGQSAGFNILQYSALSIPFIILVQTSTAILQGVGYYIRPVFNLAVGCIVKIIITLFMVPVSSINIYGAILGSIGGYAITCVLNIVFLSRKLKININYFQTMVKPAFASFFMIGSVVIIYWYVYNYTMSSRIACFLSIISGLVIYVPLIVVFGIFKYSYIKDKFLKK; encoded by the coding sequence ATGAAAAAACAATCGCTTATAAAAGGAACTATTATATTAGGGATGGCAGGTATAATATCTAAATTTTTAGGTCTATTTTTTAGATGGCCTCTTCAAATGCTTATTGGAGATGAGGGTGTAGGATATTATCAAATGTCTTTTCCATTATATATGTTTTTTATTGCGGTGGCATCGGGCATACCGGTAGCGGTATCTAAAATGGTATCTGAAAGAAATGCTACAGGAGATTATGAAGGAGTAATTCAAGTATTTAGAAAATCTGTGCTTTTGATGTTTCTATTAGGGACAGGTTTTACAGCCATACTTCTTATATTTTCTGAACCTATTATACATTTTTTAAAATGGGATAAAAAATCTTATTATTCCTTGGTGGCAATTGCATTTGCACCTATGTTTATATCCATAATGAGTGCCTTTAGAGGATTTTTTCAAGGACTCCAGAATATGAATTATACTGCTATATCTCAAGTTGTAGAACAAATAGGAAGAATATTAGTAGGAGTTGGACTTGCATATTTACTTTTACCTAAGGGCATAGAGTATTCTGCCGGAGGGGCGGCATTAGGAGCTGCTGCTGGAGGACTATTTGCTGGAATATATCTAATATTTAAATATGTTCATGTAAGAAAAGAGATAAAGGTATTTAAAGTATCAGATAATAAAGAGATATTGACTAAATTACTGTACATAGCAGTTCCTGTATCTTTAGGGGCAGCTGTAAGCAGCATAATGAGTCTCATAGACTCAGCTTTAGTGCCCCAAAAATTATTAGAAGCGGGATTTACATATAAAGATGCTGCCATATTATATGGACAACTCACTGGGAAGGCCTTTATATTAATAAATGTACCTTTAACATTATCCTCTGCATTATGTGCCTCTCTGATGCCTATAATTGCAGAATCTCATATATTAAACAAGAAGATTGATGTTATAAACAAAGTGGATTTATCCTTTAAACTTTCTAATGTGATTGCATTTCCATCTATGTTAGGATTATATACTTTGGCATATCCAATTTTAAATTTAATATTTCCCGGTCAGTCTGCAGGTTTTAATATACTACAGTATTCGGCCTTATCTATTCCCTTTATAATATTAGTGCAGACATCTACGGCCATATTACAGGGAGTAGGATATTATATTAGACCTGTGTTTAATTTAGCTGTAGGATGTATTGTAAAAATAATCATAACTTTATTTATGGTACCTGTTTCTTCTATAAATATTTATGGAGCTATTTTAGGAAGTATAGGAGGGTATGCAATAACATGTGTTTTAAATATAGTATTTTTAAGTAGAAAGTTAAAAATAAATATAAATTACTTCCAGACTATGGTTAAACCAGCATTTGCTTCTTTTTTTATGATAGGATCTGTTGTAATTATATATTGGTACGTCTATAATTATACCATGAGCAGCAGAATAGCCTGTTTTTTATCTATTATTTCAGGTTTAGTTATATATGTGCCTCTTATAGTTGTATTTGGCATATTTAAATATAGTTATATAAAAGATAAATTTTTAAAGAAATAA
- a CDS encoding RNA-binding S4 domain-containing protein, whose amino-acid sequence MRLDKYLKVSRIIKRRTIAKEACEGGRVSINGKIAKPSTEVKEGDIIEIKYANRSVKAKILDIQNHVKKEEVQNMYEIISG is encoded by the coding sequence ATGAGGTTAGATAAGTATCTTAAAGTATCCAGGATAATAAAGAGAAGAACAATAGCAAAAGAAGCCTGTGAAGGAGGACGAGTTAGTATAAATGGTAAAATAGCAAAACCCAGTACGGAAGTTAAAGAAGGAGATATAATAGAAATTAAATATGCAAATAGATCTGTAAAGGCAAAGATCCTGGATATTCAAAATCATGTTAAGAAAGAAGAAGTTCAAAATATGTATGAAATAATTTCTGGTTAA
- the spoVT gene encoding stage V sporulation protein T, which produces MKATGIVRRIDDLGRVVIPKEIRRTLRIREGDPLEIFTDREGGVILKKYSPIGELSDFSKGYTESLQQTIGHIIMICDKDSVVSVTGTPKKEYMEKKISPELEKLIEDRRTVSTCRDENQIIPLYDDEDIEGKYSAQVICPIIAGGDAIGAVIIVSKEETKFGDVEIKLAETASSFLGKQMEQ; this is translated from the coding sequence ATGAAAGCAACAGGAATTGTTAGAAGAATAGACGATTTAGGTAGAGTTGTTATACCAAAAGAAATAAGAAGGACTCTTAGAATAAGGGAAGGAGATCCTTTAGAGATATTTACAGATAGAGAAGGAGGAGTCATACTGAAGAAATATTCTCCTATTGGAGAATTAAGTGATTTTTCAAAAGGGTATACAGAATCACTTCAGCAGACGATAGGTCATATAATTATGATTTGTGATAAAGACAGTGTAGTATCCGTAACTGGTACACCAAAAAAAGAATATATGGAAAAGAAAATAAGCCCTGAATTAGAAAAACTTATAGAAGATAGAAGAACAGTATCAACATGTAGAGATGAAAATCAAATTATTCCATTATATGATGATGAAGACATAGAAGGAAAGTATTCAGCACAAGTTATATGTCCTATAATAGCAGGAGGAGATGCAATTGGCGCCGTAATAATAGTATCCAAAGAAGAAACTAAATTTGGGGATGTAGAAATTAAATTAGCTGAAACTGCATCATCCTTTTTAGGAAAGCAAATGGAACAATAG
- the pth gene encoding aminoacyl-tRNA hydrolase, producing MFLIVGLGNIGVKYHHTRHNIGFDFIDLVSKKYNIALNREKFKGNCGEGFIGQNKVILLKPNTYMNLSGESVREAVNFYKIENDHIIIIYDDIDIDIGRFRIRAHGSAGGHNGIKNIILNLGTYVFPRIKIGIGHPTVDLVSYVLGKFSEEDRISIEKVLETSVEALNCMVNFGIEVAMNKFNGFKL from the coding sequence ATGTTTTTAATAGTAGGGTTAGGAAATATAGGAGTTAAATATCACCATACGAGACATAATATAGGATTTGATTTTATAGATTTAGTAAGCAAGAAGTATAATATTGCCTTAAATAGGGAAAAATTTAAAGGAAATTGTGGAGAAGGATTTATAGGACAAAATAAAGTTATATTATTGAAACCTAATACTTATATGAATTTAAGCGGGGAGAGTGTAAGAGAAGCTGTAAATTTTTATAAAATTGAAAATGACCATATAATAATTATATATGATGATATAGATATAGATATTGGAAGATTTAGAATAAGGGCTCATGGAAGTGCTGGAGGACATAATGGGATAAAGAATATAATATTAAATCTAGGAACATATGTATTTCCGAGAATAAAAATAGGTATTGGACATCCTACTGTAGATCTTGTATCCTATGTTCTTGGAAAGTTTTCTGAAGAGGACAGAATTAGTATAGAAAAGGTTTTAGAAACTAGTGTAGAAGCGTTAAATTGTATGGTGAATTTTGGCATAGAAGTAGCTATGAATAAATTTAATGGATTTAAGCTATAA
- a CDS encoding S1 domain-containing RNA-binding protein: MTLKAGSILEGTVINITSFGAFVDINGKTGLVHISEVSDTYVKNIRDYLKEKDKIRVKIISIDDNGKISLSMKQAEKDKKSLRPQEIDWQKEKARNNQGSFEDRLSKFLKDSEERFQDIKKHQDSKGKGYKKSSNY; this comes from the coding sequence ATGACCTTGAAGGCAGGAAGCATACTAGAAGGTACAGTAATTAATATTACCAGTTTTGGAGCATTTGTAGACATTAATGGTAAAACGGGATTAGTGCACATATCTGAAGTATCAGATACCTATGTTAAAAATATAAGAGATTATTTGAAGGAAAAAGATAAGATAAGGGTAAAAATAATTTCTATTGATGATAATGGCAAGATAAGTTTATCTATGAAACAAGCGGAAAAAGATAAAAAAAGCTTGAGACCTCAGGAAATAGACTGGCAAAAGGAAAAAGCAAGAAATAATCAAGGTAGTTTTGAAGATAGGTTATCTAAATTCTTGAAAGATAGTGAAGAAAGATTTCAAGATATTAAAAAGCATCAGGATTCAAAAGGCAAAGGGTACAAAAAATCGTCTAATTATTAG
- the mazG gene encoding nucleoside triphosphate pyrophosphohydrolase, with amino-acid sequence MIKIVGLGPGSPDSLTIGTIDILKNADRIYLRTEKHPTVSYLRQLDINFETYDYVYEREEKFEDVYSSIVKDLIFKEKQFKEIVYGVPGHPLVAEKSVRLLLKLCKKQAIDVKIVPSVSFIDIIMERLKIDVVEGIKIIDAFDIKSHLMDKRAGIIITQVYDRLIASEVKLALMEYYKDDTDIFFIKAAGVEKMESIRKIKLYELDRQSDIDYLTSIYIPKDVEITYDLKDLLDIMEKLRSETGCPWDREQNHDSLKKYLIEESYEVIESIEEKDDTKLVEELGDVLLQVIFHCQIGKEEGFFNINDVIKAICDKMIKRHPHVFGNMEIGDSKEVLISWDKIKKKEQGLKTYTDELRHVAKTLPALMRAVKVQEKAAKVGFDWEKVEYALDKILEEYYEVKEVYKSEQKVKILEEIGDLIFACVNVARFLDIDPEFALNYSIEKFIRRFAYIEKSSKKHGLDMANMTLDEMDELWEEAKNKF; translated from the coding sequence GTGATTAAAATAGTAGGATTGGGCCCTGGTTCACCGGATTCCCTTACCATTGGCACTATTGATATACTGAAAAATGCAGATAGAATTTATTTAAGAACAGAAAAGCACCCTACTGTAAGCTATTTGAGGCAATTAGATATTAATTTTGAAACTTATGATTATGTATATGAAAGAGAAGAAAAGTTTGAAGATGTATATAGTAGTATTGTAAAAGATTTAATATTTAAGGAAAAACAATTTAAAGAAATAGTTTATGGGGTACCAGGTCACCCATTGGTAGCGGAAAAATCTGTTAGGTTGTTGTTAAAACTGTGTAAAAAGCAAGCTATAGATGTAAAAATAGTACCTTCAGTTAGTTTTATAGATATAATTATGGAAAGATTAAAAATAGATGTAGTTGAAGGAATAAAAATAATAGATGCTTTTGATATAAAAAGTCATCTGATGGATAAACGAGCAGGAATAATAATAACACAAGTATATGATAGATTGATTGCATCAGAGGTAAAGTTGGCGCTTATGGAGTATTATAAAGATGACACAGATATATTTTTTATAAAAGCTGCAGGGGTTGAGAAAATGGAAAGCATAAGGAAAATAAAATTATATGAACTAGATAGGCAAAGTGATATAGATTATTTAACATCAATTTATATACCTAAAGATGTAGAAATTACCTATGATTTAAAGGATTTATTAGATATAATGGAGAAATTAAGAAGTGAAACAGGATGTCCCTGGGATAGAGAACAAAATCATGATAGTTTAAAAAAATACCTTATAGAAGAAAGTTATGAAGTTATAGAATCTATAGAGGAAAAAGATGATACAAAATTAGTAGAAGAATTGGGAGATGTATTATTACAGGTAATTTTTCATTGTCAAATAGGAAAAGAGGAGGGTTTTTTTAATATCAATGATGTAATTAAGGCTATATGTGATAAAATGATAAAGAGACATCCACATGTATTTGGGAATATGGAAATTGGCGATTCTAAGGAGGTGTTAATAAGCTGGGATAAAATAAAGAAAAAAGAACAGGGATTAAAAACATATACAGATGAACTTAGACATGTAGCTAAAACTTTACCGGCTTTAATGAGAGCTGTTAAAGTTCAAGAGAAAGCAGCGAAGGTAGGTTTTGACTGGGAAAAAGTTGAATATGCTTTAGATAAGATATTAGAGGAATATTATGAGGTTAAAGAGGTATATAAAAGCGAACAAAAGGTAAAAATACTAGAAGAAATAGGGGATTTAATATTTGCTTGTGTAAATGTTGCAAGATTCCTTGACATTGACCCCGAGTTTGCATTAAATTATAGTATAGAGAAATTTATAAGGCGTTTTGCATATATAGAGAAAAGTTCCAAAAAGCATGGACTAGATATGGCAAATATGACTTTAGATGAAATGGATGAACTTTGGGAGGAAGCCAAAAATAAGTTTTAA
- the yabQ gene encoding spore cortex biosynthesis protein YabQ, whose product MIISIEDQIRLIIFSIMAGIITGILFDFYRLIRGYSNLSRIIMFIEDTLFWIFTAIVVFVFLLYTNYAYMGIYAYILLAVGIYIYMKFFSNVFIKFHKRLFKVLGRTFRIIINILWYPFQYIIYNIIRKNKKNYKN is encoded by the coding sequence ATGATTATATCAATAGAAGATCAAATTCGACTTATAATATTTAGTATTATGGCAGGAATAATAACCGGAATATTATTTGATTTTTATAGATTAATACGGGGATACTCTAATTTAAGTAGAATAATAATGTTTATAGAAGATACATTATTTTGGATATTTACGGCTATAGTTGTATTTGTATTTTTACTTTATACTAATTATGCATATATGGGCATATATGCATATATATTGTTAGCTGTAGGCATATATATATACATGAAATTTTTCAGCAATGTGTTTATAAAGTTTCATAAGAGATTATTTAAAGTATTGGGAAGGACTTTTAGAATAATTATAAATATATTATGGTATCCATTTCAGTATATTATTTATAATATTATACGAAAAAATAAAAAAAATTATAAAAATTAA
- a CDS encoding HU family DNA-binding protein, producing MNKSELIVGIAEKSKLTKKDAEAALKGFIESVEETLEKGEKVQLVGFGTFETRKRAARVGRNPRTKEVINIPESTVPVFKAGKEFRDKVNK from the coding sequence ATGAATAAATCAGAATTAATTGTTGGTATAGCAGAAAAATCCAAGTTAACTAAAAAAGATGCAGAGGCAGCTTTAAAGGGATTCATAGAAAGTGTGGAGGAAACATTAGAAAAAGGAGAAAAAGTTCAATTAGTAGGGTTTGGAACATTTGAAACAAGAAAAAGAGCTGCAAGAGTTGGAAGAAATCCAAGGACTAAAGAAGTAATAAACATACCAGAATCAACAGTTCCTGTATTTAAAGCTGGTAAGGAATTTAGAGATAAAGTAAATAAATAG
- the yabP gene encoding sporulation protein YabP — MEKKEINIEHKKSLLSLESRRKLILTGIIEVVSFNEDQIVLNTNLGTLNIKGKDLKMNKLDVQNGDVVIIGVINACVYTSSEPKKKRQNLISKIFK; from the coding sequence ATGGAAAAAAAAGAAATAAATATAGAACATAAAAAAAGTCTTTTGAGTCTTGAAAGTAGAAGAAAGTTAATTTTAACGGGTATTATAGAAGTAGTCAGTTTTAACGAAGACCAAATAGTTTTAAATACTAATCTTGGAACCCTCAATATAAAAGGAAAAGATCTGAAAATGAATAAGTTGGATGTACAAAATGGTGATGTTGTTATTATAGGAGTTATAAATGCCTGTGTATATACAAGTAGTGAACCTAAAAAAAAGAGGCAGAATTTAATATCAAAGATATTTAAGTAA
- the mfd gene encoding transcription-repair coupling factor, which translates to MRLDGLMEPIRKSSEFKDIMTGIDRKKFPIAVFGLSESSRSYLIYGVYNEQDKPFLVITHSDVEARKLYEDLCFYLPQVYYFPTKEVVFYNIDAISGDLRWERLKVIREMLNPGKKIIITCVESLASVYMPVELYKNYIFNISVGDKVDFKNISEKLIQCGYERTEMVDGKGQFSIRGGIMDIYSPISPEPYRVELFGDEVESIRNFNLESQRSIEKINGIEIFAAKEIIFDRERVEIGKSKIKEDLAIIVEKLKKNKSNEALEKIRTITNKNLETFQETWTFESIDSFLPYFYEHMSSFLDYVKDYFIIVDDIKRCSGKLDSVYFEFHENYKSFLERGNVLPGQSKMLVDRSELIDKFNHRESIILDAIAKSTKTFSPKLIVNFVQITLNNYQGKLDLLIEEIKHKKSKNFKILILSGTRARGERLVDTLRDNGIESSYKDMVNEIKPGEVVITFGNQLKGFEYSKLKISVISDKEVFGKAKRKSIRKTNRKGTSKIKSFTELKTGDFVVHVNHGIGIYKGIKQLELQGHKKDYLELVYECEDKLYVPVEQLDMVQKYIGSEGKSPKINKLGSSEWSKVKKKVKKSIEEMAEDLIKLYAIRSTLKGYKYSKDTVWQKQFEDEFPYEETPDQLSTIQDIKRDMESDKVMDRLLCGDVGYGKTEVAVRAAFKAVMDGKQVAFLVPTTILAQQHYNNFIQRFSDFPVKIDMISRFKTAAQQKVTIKAVKIGDVDILIGTHRILQKDVQFKDLGLLIIDEEQRFGVSHKEKIKQIRKNVDVLTLSATPIPRTLHMSLVGVRDISVIETPPDERYPIQTYVVEYNDQLIRDAVLRELSRGGQVYFVYNRVENIKEMASYIAKLIPEGKVAVAHGQMQERELEGIIMDFMQNKYDILVSTTIIETGMDIQNVNTMIIYDADKMGLSQLYQLRGRVGRTNRIAYCYLSYRKNKVLKEVAEKRLKVIKEFTELGSGFKIALKDLEIRGAGNMMGSSQHGHMAAIGYDLYCRMLEDSIKLIKGEIDKEPVETTVELKVDAYIPDNYIENEVQKIEVYKKIAAISSYEDMLDIKEELEDRFYDIPPSVYNLMDIAYIRSISKELGIESIKESKNEVIFTFQNEDRIDKNVLKELIKTYFGKIVLKMNKKLSFGYTLKDVKRENLLSNIKEIVKYMIQIYEQK; encoded by the coding sequence ATGAGACTAGATGGACTTATGGAACCTATTAGAAAAAGCAGTGAATTTAAAGATATTATGACTGGGATAGACAGAAAGAAGTTTCCTATAGCAGTATTTGGACTTTCGGAATCCTCTAGAAGTTATTTAATATATGGGGTATATAATGAGCAGGATAAGCCTTTTTTAGTTATTACTCATAGTGATGTAGAGGCTAGAAAGTTATATGAAGATTTGTGTTTTTATTTACCACAAGTATATTATTTCCCTACTAAAGAAGTAGTGTTCTATAATATAGATGCTATATCTGGAGATTTAAGATGGGAAAGATTAAAGGTAATAAGAGAGATGTTAAATCCAGGTAAAAAAATCATAATAACTTGTGTGGAATCATTAGCTTCTGTATATATGCCTGTGGAATTATATAAAAATTATATATTCAATATATCTGTGGGAGATAAAGTAGATTTTAAAAATATTAGTGAAAAGTTAATACAATGTGGGTATGAGAGAACCGAAATGGTAGATGGAAAAGGACAATTTTCTATAAGAGGGGGTATAATGGATATATATTCTCCTATTTCTCCAGAACCCTATAGAGTTGAATTATTCGGAGATGAGGTAGAATCTATTAGAAATTTTAATTTAGAATCTCAAAGAAGTATTGAGAAAATAAATGGTATAGAGATATTTGCTGCAAAGGAGATTATATTTGATAGAGAGCGAGTTGAAATAGGAAAAAGCAAAATAAAAGAGGACTTAGCAATAATAGTAGAAAAACTAAAAAAGAATAAAAGCAATGAAGCACTGGAAAAGATAAGAACAATAACAAACAAAAATCTAGAAACTTTTCAAGAAACGTGGACATTTGAGAGTATTGATAGCTTTTTACCTTATTTTTATGAACATATGTCTTCTTTTTTAGATTATGTGAAAGATTATTTTATAATTGTAGATGATATAAAAAGATGTAGTGGAAAGTTAGATAGTGTATATTTTGAGTTTCACGAGAATTATAAAAGTTTTCTAGAAAGAGGCAATGTATTACCAGGACAAAGTAAAATGTTAGTTGATAGATCTGAGTTAATCGATAAATTTAATCACAGAGAAAGTATCATATTAGATGCTATTGCTAAATCTACTAAAACCTTTTCACCAAAACTAATAGTGAATTTTGTCCAGATAACTTTGAATAATTATCAAGGTAAATTAGATTTACTTATTGAAGAAATAAAACATAAAAAATCTAAAAACTTTAAAATTTTAATTTTGTCTGGTACTAGAGCAAGAGGGGAAAGGTTAGTGGATACCTTAAGAGATAATGGTATTGAAAGTAGTTATAAGGATATGGTAAATGAAATTAAGCCTGGTGAAGTAGTTATAACTTTTGGGAATCAATTAAAAGGATTTGAGTATTCTAAACTTAAAATAAGTGTTATTTCCGATAAAGAGGTTTTCGGAAAAGCTAAAAGAAAAAGTATAAGGAAAACTAATAGAAAAGGAACAAGTAAGATTAAAAGTTTTACAGAATTAAAAACAGGAGATTTTGTAGTTCATGTAAATCATGGTATAGGAATATATAAAGGTATAAAACAGCTAGAACTTCAGGGACATAAAAAGGATTATCTAGAACTTGTATATGAATGTGAGGATAAATTATATGTACCGGTAGAACAGCTTGATATGGTACAAAAGTATATAGGTTCAGAGGGAAAAAGTCCAAAGATAAATAAACTAGGAAGCTCAGAATGGAGTAAGGTTAAAAAAAAGGTAAAGAAGTCAATAGAAGAGATGGCCGAAGATTTGATAAAATTATATGCAATCAGGTCTACTTTGAAAGGATATAAATATTCAAAAGATACTGTATGGCAGAAACAATTTGAGGATGAATTTCCCTATGAAGAAACTCCGGATCAGTTATCAACTATACAGGATATAAAGAGAGATATGGAATCAGATAAAGTAATGGATAGATTGCTTTGTGGAGATGTAGGTTATGGTAAAACGGAAGTTGCAGTAAGGGCTGCTTTTAAAGCGGTGATGGATGGCAAGCAAGTGGCTTTCTTAGTTCCAACTACAATATTGGCACAACAACATTATAATAATTTTATTCAAAGATTTTCTGATTTCCCTGTAAAAATAGACATGATAAGTAGATTTAAAACTGCCGCACAACAAAAGGTTACTATAAAAGCTGTTAAAATAGGAGATGTGGATATACTTATTGGAACTCATAGAATACTTCAAAAAGATGTACAATTTAAAGACCTGGGGCTTCTTATTATAGATGAAGAACAAAGGTTTGGAGTTAGTCATAAGGAAAAAATTAAGCAGATAAGAAAGAATGTAGATGTATTAACTTTAAGTGCTACACCTATACCTAGAACGCTGCATATGTCCCTTGTAGGAGTTAGGGATATAAGTGTTATAGAAACACCACCAGATGAAAGATATCCTATACAAACTTATGTAGTGGAATATAATGATCAGCTAATCAGGGATGCTGTATTAAGAGAATTAAGTAGAGGAGGACAGGTTTACTTTGTATATAACAGAGTGGAAAATATAAAAGAAATGGCATCTTATATAGCCAAGTTAATTCCAGAAGGTAAAGTGGCAGTGGCTCATGGCCAAATGCAAGAGAGAGAACTTGAGGGAATAATAATGGATTTCATGCAAAATAAGTATGATATTTTAGTATCTACTACTATAATAGAAACTGGCATGGATATACAAAATGTAAATACCATGATAATATATGATGCGGATAAAATGGGACTATCTCAGTTATATCAATTAAGAGGAAGAGTGGGAAGAACTAATAGAATAGCTTATTGTTATTTAAGTTATCGTAAGAATAAGGTTCTCAAAGAAGTGGCAGAAAAGAGACTTAAGGTTATTAAAGAATTTACTGAATTGGGTTCTGGATTTAAAATAGCATTAAAAGATCTAGAGATAAGGGGAGCAGGTAATATGATGGGCTCCTCTCAACATGGACATATGGCAGCTATAGGATATGATTTATATTGTAGAATGTTAGAAGATTCTATAAAATTAATAAAGGGTGAGATAGACAAAGAACCGGTAGAAACCACAGTAGAATTAAAAGTGGATGCATATATACCGGATAATTATATAGAAAATGAAGTTCAAAAAATAGAAGTATATAAAAAAATAGCAGCTATAAGTTCCTATGAAGACATGTTGGATATAAAAGAGGAATTAGAAGATAGATTCTATGATATACCACCATCAGTATATAATTTGATGGATATAGCCTATATAAGAAGCATAAGTAAGGAACTTGGTATAGAATCTATAAAGGAATCAAAAAATGAAGTGATTTTTACTTTTCAAAATGAAGATAGAATAGATAAAAATGTATTAAAAGAATTAATTAAAACTTATTTTGGTAAAATAGTTTTAAAAATGAATAAAAAGCTTAGTTTTGGATATACATTAAAAGATGTAAAGAGAGAAAATCTTTTGAGCAATATTAAGGAAATTGTTAAATATATGATACAAATATATGAACAAAAATAG
- a CDS encoding peptidylprolyl isomerase has product MKNIRRLAVTAFITVFIFSVAGCNMIEKTPEAIANSTVAEVNGEKITRSDLDKDPNTMQLISQVKQQYGENYKENEDAVNTVKTQKEQILDDLITNKVIAQKAKELKLLPDETKLKSDMETQIAQLKKQNFNDDAEQFNTALKAQGFTEESFKTMFLSQLRTQQTLENVTESIAKNIKITDKEIEDYYNSNKSKFTEQPNKMHLAHILVKTEDEAKKVKKRLDDGEDFAKVAKEVSQDAATKDNGGDLGDVNYNDSGFDADFMAGALALKEGTISEPVKSSFGYHIIKCIKKEEYPVKALSAVKDQIKTQLESDKKNSLVSEKIQQWKKASTITKKEKNII; this is encoded by the coding sequence GTGAAAAATATAAGAAGATTGGCAGTTACTGCATTTATAACAGTATTTATATTTTCAGTGGCTGGATGTAATATGATAGAAAAAACACCAGAAGCCATAGCTAATAGTACGGTGGCAGAGGTTAATGGAGAGAAGATAACAAGAAGTGATTTAGATAAGGATCCAAATACGATGCAATTAATAAGCCAAGTTAAGCAGCAATACGGGGAAAACTATAAAGAAAATGAAGATGCAGTTAACACTGTAAAGACTCAAAAAGAGCAGATACTTGATGATTTAATTACAAATAAGGTAATTGCACAAAAAGCTAAAGAATTGAAACTTTTACCGGATGAGACTAAACTTAAATCTGATATGGAGACTCAAATTGCACAGCTTAAGAAGCAGAATTTTAATGATGATGCAGAACAATTTAATACTGCATTAAAGGCACAGGGATTTACTGAAGAATCCTTTAAAACTATGTTTTTGTCCCAATTGAGAACTCAGCAGACACTGGAAAATGTAACTGAAAGTATTGCAAAAAATATAAAAATAACAGATAAAGAAATAGAAGACTATTATAATTCCAATAAAAGTAAATTCACAGAACAACCTAATAAAATGCACTTAGCCCACATACTGGTAAAAACTGAAGATGAGGCTAAGAAAGTAAAAAAGAGATTAGATGATGGAGAAGATTTTGCAAAAGTTGCAAAGGAAGTATCACAGGATGCAGCTACTAAAGATAATGGCGGCGATTTAGGAGATGTAAATTATAATGATTCAGGTTTTGATGCTGATTTTATGGCAGGAGCTCTGGCATTAAAAGAAGGTACCATATCAGAACCTGTTAAAAGTAGCTTTGGATATCATATAATAAAGTGTATAAAAAAGGAAGAATATCCAGTTAAGGCTCTTAGTGCAGTTAAAGATCAAATAAAAACACAACTAGAAAGTGATAAAAAGAACAGCCTAGTTTCTGAAAAAATTCAGCAGTGGAAAAAAGCTTCTACAATAACTAAAAAAGAGAAAAATATTATATAG
- a CDS encoding septum formation initiator family protein — translation MKVRIKWKNIFFLLIILYVVYIFISQQITMCNIKKQIAERKAEETRIKQKNQKLQDEVKMSTSDAYIEKLAREKLGLINQGETPVIDKKK, via the coding sequence ATGAAAGTAAGAATTAAATGGAAGAATATATTTTTTTTATTAATAATTCTATATGTAGTATATATTTTTATAAGTCAACAAATTACTATGTGTAATATAAAAAAACAGATTGCTGAGAGAAAGGCTGAAGAGACTAGGATTAAACAAAAAAATCAAAAATTACAGGATGAAGTTAAGATGTCTACATCTGATGCTTACATAGAAAAATTAGCTAGAGAAAAATTAGGTCTTATTAATCAAGGTGAAACTCCTGTAATAGACAAAAAGAAATGA